One part of the Coffea eugenioides isolate CCC68of chromosome 10, Ceug_1.0, whole genome shotgun sequence genome encodes these proteins:
- the LOC113750482 gene encoding uncharacterized protein LOC113750482 produces the protein MAEEIAEILKKFVLSTKELGGTKIDLGDVGPSVKECEESLRVVEVGVNTFQFFIPSEKDRDRISNEGLWIIDSQMLVVWPWFVGFEEETADFNIAPLWIQVWNLPVHWISKEVGRKIALVFQETKEVIVPQEGGKEGRRIKVLVMADISQPVMRGTTVKMDGNMKWVSFRYERCPDFCYTCGTIGHGERNCTASIQVERGHLDNQFGPWLRAGEGKLSSQKERGSRQPVNISPNKQRWDLKMGIWFQ, from the exons ATGGCTGAGGAGATAGCGGAGATCCTGAAAAAATTTGTGCTATCAACAAAAGAGTTGGGAGGTACAAAAATTGATCTGGGAGATGTAGGACCAAGTGTTAAGGAATGTGAAGAAA GCTTGAGGGTGGTGGAGGTAGGAGTCAATACTTTCCAGTTCTTCATTCCCAGTGAAAAGGATAGAGATAGGATCTCTAATGAAGGGCTATGGATCATTGACAGTCAAATGCTAGTGGTTTGGCCATGGTTTGTAGGGTTCGAAGAGGAAACGGCTGACTTCAACATTGCTCCATTATGGATACAAGTCTGGAACCTCCCAGTACACTGGATTTCAAAGGAAGTGGGAAGGAAGATAGCCTTAGTGTTCCAGGAAACAAAGGAGGTTATCGTACCTCAAGAGGGAGGTAAGGAGGGAAGGCGCATCAAGGTGTTAGTAATGGCAGATATATCACAACCCGTAATGAGAGGTACCACGGTCAAAATGGATGGAAATATGAAATGGGTAAGCTTTAGGTATGAACGGTGCCCAGACTTCTGCTACACCTGTGGCACGATAGGACATGGTGAAAGGAATTGTACAGCCAGCATACAAGTGGAGAGAGGTCATTTAGATAATCAATTTGGGCCATGGCTTAGAGCTGGTGAGGGGAAGTTGTCATCTCAGAAAGAGAGGGGAAGTAGACAACCAGTCAACATATCTCCCAACAAACAGCGTTGGGATTTAAAGATGGGAATTTGGTTCCAATGA